Within Solea solea chromosome 1, fSolSol10.1, whole genome shotgun sequence, the genomic segment ttactgtacatgcacatgaACGGTACAGCTCCACTGGAAGCTTCTTTAGTGGAGGCTTCGACTAGTGCCTATTAAGAGTCACTTGTGCAACTACAGGAAGCCACTGTAAACTGCTTTTGCCAGGACCACACTGCTTGCTGCATTTTGATGACGCTCTCTCATAATTGACGTCATAACTCCCAATGTTGACCCCAGAAAAGTGACTCCAGTTGAATGCATATACCTTGATTTAAAAAGGTAGAGTTGGAGATCCTGAAAAAACCGTTGAATTGAGTTTGAATTCAAAAAGTCCTAAGAcgctttcttcagacttccctccgaagcAACGTCTCCAGAGCACAACGAACACAGACTCACGAGCACTGCgcagcatcggtaactttcGGTACTTTGCGGTGGCGCTTAcgttttttggatacttgttcaattggcaacaacaacaattaatcTCAGAAGTTCACAAAGACGTAAAGTTGACTCACCGGTCCAGTAGAAACATGGCCACCGTGTCGTCACTTTGCAGCCACCGTTTAAACGCAGCATGTTCACTCTGGTCctggatcgctctgcatcagcctttttcttggcagtaacgttccccccccccccaaaaaaaaccataaCGCCATAACGTTGCTGCAACCGCCtcgttggatttagcaagctagcaaACGCTCTGGTGCTGTCTTCTGAGCATGCGTGATTAGTGCATGACGAGGTGTACGCGCACGGGCAGacggcagtttgattgatgcgtCACGATCATTTATTCGGCCGTTCAGTATCATTGgctggtgtttttacaggcctgtccgcTCCACGGGTGACTGgcagttttcatttttgtgacaatgcattcattcattggttacaatcgggctgtgaagaggattttaagcaatacagtaaaaacaaaagctccagaaaatgatctcccacccttAACTCTTCACACATCACATGTAGTTGCGTCGCCCAGCTGCATTCAGCCTCACGTCACCCTGGTTCCTAAAATCTGGCGGCCACCACggtgtgtaaaaataaatatggagATGAAGAGCAGAAGCTGTCAGAGATGATTAGACTTAATCTGCTCCGGGGTTTGATTTCATGTCATTTTGAGATGTCACCCTGCACTCTCACTATACCCTGTAAATCAAAGATGAATTATTTTGGAGCTGGAGATGAATTTAttcaacaaaataacaaaacatttttattccagTTCAAAATACTTTTaccatttcattattttaatataatttgtGAAGGGTGAAGTTCACAtgggtgaagttgcatgttgcagctgaatatccctcacctcgcCCGTCCTCTCCCAAGTATGTTGGAAAAACCTATGTTGCCTTTgattagcatcaaaactcatgaaaacaatttgtcaaaaatatggtggtccaaaatggtggcctctgtagagctgactctgctcaaactaatgaaaaagaacaattaatataaaaaaatctaattatcaTTATTCTACCTTCGATTTCTGAAAACAACGTCAAATAAATTGTACACACTAGCCTTTAAAGAATAACATTGGTGTGTTCATAAATAAGAGGATGCAAAGAATTCAAACTGTGACTCCTCCCCCACTGGATCATCACACCAAGTGTCAAGTCTGCAGGGAGACCAGTGAGTCTGGGTCTACTGATCCATCCTaaacatgcaacacacacatatgcagacaaacacatgcagaagtgatgaggaaaagaaaaaatgtataaTGCACTTTtcagatgtttatttttttggaatGGTAAATTCTTTTTACATATATAGCAGCaattgtaaatactgtatatcctcAGTAATGCAAGAGGGTCCCTGACCTTTACCTCTTGATGACAATTTTATGGAGCGACACTGGGAAAAGAAAATAGTTGAcgagcttaaaaaaaacaatacttcagtTGATCTGTCTGTTAAAAGAAAAGTAAGTTGCTAACCTTAGTATGAATCAACTTAATTGATTCATactaagtattttttttatgtttgtcaacggttttcttttttccagtggAATATGAGCTAATCTGAAGTGATTTTAAAGTCTAGATCTGTATCAGGGCATGTGCTTTGCCATCCCTATGTCAATGAACAAATTCCACTGTTTGTTCATCCCTGGATACTTGTGGGCTGCCTTTCACCTCAGAAGCATACATGATATGTCCATGCCTCTGCTGCCACAATAAAGTGACTACACAGTGACACATCATCATGAACTgtacagctgcagcaggaacGCTATAGAGCAAGAAATATGATAGGCTCCTGAACCAGTGCAGTCAGTGTCGAGGGAAGTTACGGTAAACCAACACTGATTTACCACCACGTTTCATTTTCACCACTGTGTAACATGACGTTTGCATTATTTGATTTTGCTTCTCTTATAGTTTGTATTACGCTTAATTTCTTATTGAGTCTTTGTCTGGCAGATTTTCAAAACCCAATTCTGCATATTCATTGTTTCTGGCCTTCTCTTGACGAGCAGAcgtttacaataaaataaatacctaTCAAGTCAATTTGagatgtattttgtttttgattcatgTGGGTAGTAAATGAATATGAAGATGGCCAGTATCTCCCCATTTAATCTGTATTATAACAAAGgccagttttattttattttttaaagtaacgATCATGATGATCgtaatgatcattattattaaatgagtGGTCATCAGAAGCTTTTAAATTGGGCCTCAGAAGTCAACAATGTGTGTTTCTAGCTTTATAATAATACAAACcaaagttatctatctatctatctatctatctggtcTGCCATGACCGGAATCACAGAGAGGTCAACAAATAAGATGAGATCAGAATAGCTTTGAGAATAGCTTTGAGGGGGAAAACCACGTGACGTCCTCTGagtgtctctgatgtctctgcCTGACCACAAATAGCTCTCTGTGCAAAACAGTGCGCGCTGCAGTGAGCTCCTGCAGCTCGGATGcgctcgctgctgctgctgctgctgctgcacggtGCCAACTTAAGTGACACTCTGTACCAGGTGCAGAGACTCGGAATAGCTGGGACACGTACTGATACAAATGCTCAAGACGCGCAGTCAGTGATTGCAGCGTAACCACGAAGTCAAGTGCGTCACACAAAAGTTTTACGGGAACTGTTAAACCGATCTTTATGGGGTTTGGCGCTTTATAAGCGCGCGCTTGGGGCACTGGACCAACTACTAATACAAAAGCAGCGATTTATAAGATCTACTCTGTCTCTGGACTCGCTATTATTTTTGATTGCAGTATGGGACAGCAAGGCTCCAAATCCTCCATGGAGACGAGAGTGTTTTTCCATCGCGTTGTCACAGTCGACATGGATCAGAGAACAGACGCATGTTCAGCGTCTGCTACTGTTGTCCACATTCAGAAGAAGGTGACCACTCAGTCCATCTGTCTCCACTCTTCAACTCGGGCACCGGAGAAGTCGCCATCCCGCTCTTGGCTCCAAAGCCGCTGTGACAGCAGTGGGCTGGTGTACGTGATGGACAACCCAACCGGAGGCGTGTGGGTGAAGCCGGAGGAGAACTGGACTAGATCCTGATAGTATCAAATCTCTGAGTGACTTTCAAACGAATTCATCGACGAAATTAAGTCCACGCGCCTCGTGATCGGATGCCCTGCGCGCCCTGAAGCTTTGGCGTCTTGATtcccagctgctgcagcagcaggatggCGGTGATTTGCGCCTCCAAGAGTCGAGGTGGATTTCTATCGTGTCTGCGACGTCGGAGGAGAATTGGATCATCATTTAAATTGATTGATTTAGTCAAATGTGACACTGTCATACTAAGATGATGAGAAGATATCTAAAGTAGCATTCACCGTGCAAGAATAATGTGGAGTAGATGAAACACAGGTGTCAGTTAGCACTGAGAGTTGGTCAGACCTTCCACTTTTGGATGAAGCCGCCATTCTGATATACATCAGGGTCCactgcctccctcctcctccagtgcctgacttttatttatttacctttggTTTTATTTGACTTAAACTCCCTTTGCACACTTAATTTAACGAATGTCTTATGGtttattgattgtttttggtcacatttttaaGTATGACGCGTGGAGGTCAGTGGAGAGTAAAGACAACATTAGAATGTCTTTCAGTAACTCGAGCCTTTCATATTACTGAGTTTTTTATTGGCGTTCTGGAGAGTCATCTGGGTTTTACAGAAGTATGTGGGGAATATGACGATGATAACATCCATCAGATGTTGAATATCGATCTCATAGATGGAATGAATTGactgttttttaatgttgaacTGAAATGTGAAGAGTCCAAAGTGGTTCTTCAGagagaacatttttattgttattctttGGTTCTTGAGGACTGCAATGTTCATATTACTTCAGGTTGTGTATCATGTTACTGTGAACATTAAATTcctgaggaaaataaataagcacTGTATTTCACGATTTAACTAAAGGGTGACACCTTCACACGTATTAATTGAGAGATGTGTAAGAGCAAATTGAGGTGTTAAAGAAGACCAAAGACCCCATCTACTCTGAAACAGTGTTGAATTGAActcttttattgttatttaaacacacatcttacGCTTAGTGCAAGTTTAACATTCCCAGTGTTAAACTTGCAGTATATTTGGTCCTAAATGAAATGGATGTTACATTTTAGTGTTACTGTAACATACCATTTCACAAACTATTATACCTCAAATCTATGTGGTTTCATTGGGTATATCTACTTAAGTGCACTTACAGATGATAGATCTCAGTGGGTTTATCCTAATTAGATTGAATATTTATATGCAATTTCCTAAAATGCATTGTGACAACACTTCCCTTGCATACAAATGGAACATGCACTGTATAAAATACAGATGGACATTGTTGATTTTATTACAACGGTGTATTTTACAGTGCACAATACCGCGGCACCAACGTCAGGAGCGAACTTTGCTCCCTGGCGTGGCTCTTTATCTGTGAGTTATTGGCCTCCTGGAGCAAATGGTTCATTTATTAAACACCGGGCAACGCACTGAGCAAACACTGCGTCAAAACacggtactgtatgaggaagatGTGACTTCCCACCTCGAGTTGACTGTCTCACCTCCCCACGTAGCAATGGGCCTTCGAGGATCTAAGCCACCTGAAGCCCATGTTCTTCTTCTGGGCCTGGACAACGCGGGGAAATCCACTCTCCTCTATAAACTGAAGCACAACTTGAGTGTGAGCACCGTCCCCACGATCGGCTTCAACGTAGAAACGATTGAGACGAGGAAGAAGGGCAAGAACATCGCCGTGATACTGTGGGATGTGGGTGGTCAGGGCAGTATGCGCGAGCATTGGAGGAGTTTCCATCCGGACGCGGCAGCTGTGGTGTTTGTCGTTGACAGCGCGGACCAGGAGCGTCTGGGAGAGGCGCGACGGGAGCTGGAGAAAACGCTGGCGAGCGAGCCTCTGTCCGGCCTTCCGCTTATTCTCATCGCCAACAAACAGGACGTGCACGGCGCTCTGACTGCAACGGAAATGAAGGACAAGATTAACCTGAAGAAGGTTTGTTCGGGACGGGACTGGTTCGTCCAGCCTTGTTCCGCATCCACGGGGTTTGGAGTGGAAGATGCCTTCAAACGAGTGGTCCAAATGGTCAAACTGTCATCAGAACCTGGCGCGATGAAGGAAAACATCAAGGACACAGTGCACTATTTAAAAGCAACCAGCAGacactgatttatttacatgtcatttgcaGCCCACTGGAAACACTTATTTAAACTCCCGTATATCAACAATCAATCATAAACATAGCCATTagttcatttaaagctgcagtgtgtaacttttggtgctTATTAGTgtgtcattattctgcctctgttttggtTTCTGTGAATAGAAACAATGTCAGGAGCAGCAGGGTAGGAAAGAAACATTTACTCCATCAAAGTGCTAATCAGGGTTgcttgattggttgattgactTAACTAGCt encodes:
- the LOC131472348 gene encoding ADP-ribosylation factor-like protein 14 → MVHLLNTGQRTEQTLRQNTVLYEEDVTSHLELTVSPPHVAMGLRGSKPPEAHVLLLGLDNAGKSTLLYKLKHNLSVSTVPTIGFNVETIETRKKGKNIAVILWDVGGQGSMREHWRSFHPDAAAVVFVVDSADQERLGEARRELEKTLASEPLSGLPLILIANKQDVHGALTATEMKDKINLKKVCSGRDWFVQPCSASTGFGVEDAFKRVVQMVKLSSEPGAMKENIKDTVHYLKATSRH